From Daucus carota subsp. sativus chromosome 6, DH1 v3.0, whole genome shotgun sequence, the proteins below share one genomic window:
- the LOC108226124 gene encoding probable inactive receptor kinase At2g26730, with amino-acid sequence MSFSLHILKFYTIPQSFSNFVNMNRICIWAFLVSFLLLTRSTRSEDDVQSTLVKFIQKLTSSNDIPDPTWGWNLSSDPCKDQWKGVTCSNKTFQVQKLQLDGLNFAGIFDPWILCTGDKSFAESLTELSLNDNRLRVENLDEISSCKYLSRLHLRGNMFSGNLPDSMSRLNNLKILEISQNQFSGVLPDLARISGLTEFLAQDNELSGFIPKFDFSNFLKFNVSKNNFSGPIPDGGSRFPASSFDNNLGLCGEPLPNECLKEDKPKSGYSRDQILMFAGYFLIGLVIVLLILYKFCSKGKKNKKVSDSIDIKVEASDYDGSTKPSIMSNDKSADSKSESSATSAESAKSLVVLSSPEVNGLKFEELLKAPAELIGRGKHGSVYKVICESQGLTMAVKRIKDWSLSSNDFKIRMKRLDQVRHPRVLPPIAFYCSKQEKLLVYEYQPNGSLFKLLHGDQVTFDWSSRLSLAATIAKALSFMHEELREDLLAHGNLKSSNILLNENMEPCISEYGLRVENQDRSMVSISNIQSAEENGEQNTFKSDVYAFGVILLEMLTGKAASVQNNGMDLARYVVSVIKEEWTGEVFDRGLSREGASEERMVNLLQIAIQCVNESPEARPSISQVAVMIDAIKEEDDMSMDVSQV; translated from the exons ATGTCATTTTCTCTTCATATACTGAAATTTTATACAATTCCTCAGAGTTTTTCTAATTTTGTAAATATGAATCGAATATGCATCTGGGCTTTCCTCGTCTCATTCCTTCTTCTTACACGTTCTACACGATCTGAGGATGATGTTCAATCCACTTTAGTCAAGTTCATCCAGAAACTTACTAGCAGTAATGATATTCCTGATCCAACATGGGGTTGGAATTTGAGTTCTGATCCTTGCAAGGATCAATGGAAGGGTGTGACTTGTAGTAACAAGACTTTTCAAGTGCAAAAGCTACAACTTGATGGCTTAAATTTTGCTGGAATTTTTGATCCGTGGATACTTTGTACTGGTGATAAATCTTTTGCTGAATCTCTTACTGAACTTAGTCTCAATGACAACCGTCTTCGCGTAGAAAACCTTGATGAGATCTCAAGTTGCAAATATCTTTCAAGATTGCATTTACGTGGAAATATGTTCTCTGGTAACCTTCCTGATTCTATGTCGAGGTTAAACAATCTAAAGATCCTTGAAATCTCTCAGAATCAATTTTCCGGTGTTTTGCCTGATTTGGCCAGAATATCTGGCCTGACAGAGTTTTTAGCTCAAGACAATGAGCTTTCAGGGTTTATTCcaaaatttgatttttctaaCTTTCTGAAATTCAATGTCTCCAAAAACAATTTCAGTGGTCCTATTCCAGATGGCGGTTCTCGTTTTCCTGCTAGTAGCTTCGACAATAACTTGGGGTTATGTGGTGAACCATTACCTAACGAATGCCTAAAAGAAGACAAGCCTAAGAGTGGCTACTCCCGCGATCAAATTCTCATGTTTGCAGGCTATTTTCTTATAGGTTTGGTTATTGTGCTGCTCATTCTGTATAAATTCTGTTCAAAAGGCAAGAAAAACAAGAAAGTAAGTGATAGTATTGATATTAAGGTAGAAGCCTCTGATTATGATGGTAGCACCAAGCCTAGTATCATGTCAAATGATAAAAGTGCAGATAGCAAATCAGAATCTTCAGCTACCTCAGCTGAAAGTGCAAAATCCTTGGTTGTTTTATCCAGTCCCGAGGTAAATGGCTTGAAGTTTGAAGAATTGCTCAAGGCACCAGCAGAGCTGATCGGGAGAGGAAAACATGGGAGCGTGTATAAGGTCATATGCGAGAGCCAAGGATTGACAATGGCTGTGAAAAGGATTAAGGATTGGTCGCTTTCTAGCAACGATTTCAAAATTAGAATGAAAAGGTTGGATCAAGTGAGGCATCCTAGGGTGCTGCCTCCTATTGCATTCTACTGCTCCAAACAAGAAAAGCTTCTAGTATATGAATATCAGCCCAATGGAAGTCTCTTCAAGCTTCTCCATG GAGACCAAGTGACCTTTGATTGGAGCAGCAGACTAAGTCTAGCCGCTACAATCGCCAAGGCCTTATCTTTCATGCATGAGGAGCTCCGCGAAGACCTACTTGCACACGGAAACCTGAAATCCTCCAACATCCTGCTGAACGAAAACATGGAACCCTGCATCAGCGAGTACGGCCTAAGAGTGGAAAATCAAGACCGATCCATGGTGAGCATAAGCAACATCCAATCCGCGGAAGAAAATGGTGAACAAAACACATTTAAATCAGACGTGTACGCGTTTGGGGTGATTCTCCTCGAGATGCTCACAGGAAAAGCTGCCTCAGTACAGAACAACGGAATGGATTTGGCCAGATACGTGGTTTCCGTGATTAAAGAGGAGTGGACAGGGGAGGTTTTCGACAGAGGCTTGAGCAGAGAAGGTGCAAGTGAAGAGAGAATGGTGAATCTGCTGCAGATTGCTATACAATGTGTTAATGAGTCGCCGGAAGCAAGGCCTAGCATTAGCCAAGTTGCGGTTATGATCGATGCGATTAAAGAGGAGGATGACATGTCCATGGATGTTTCTCAAGTATGA
- the LOC108226440 gene encoding RING-H2 finger protein ATL46, whose product MSEVRYQRWLFEHTHMKVSWIKYSIKQKDEILTYPPPVYPLPSSPYGTSIAFHKQPPASPSSSPKINPAVLFIIVILAVLFFISGLLHLLVRFLTKHQSSTSSQSDRVEVSSRSDALERQLQQLFHLHDSGLDQAFIDALPVFMYKEVVGSKEPFDCAVCLCEFTDKDKLRLLPTCSHAFHISCIDTWLLSNSTCPLCRGTLFSPGFSVENPMFDFDDPNDDECHGNRRYALSSNQKTVEIEEIAVESGVLPVRLGKFRKLDGSDSAGGETSSSNLDARRCYSMGSYQYVVADTSLEVALNNVRDGSDAKLVKSKECSHSSFPDGDNNGKKISIGTKTDSYSVSKIWQWSKKGQFSGSSNTQLDYPSSLDHELPWMRKTEGI is encoded by the coding sequence ATGTCAGAGGTCAGATACCAAAGATGGCTTTTTGAGCATACCCACATGAAAGTTTCTTGGATTAAGTATTCAATTAAGCAGAAAGATGAAATCTTGACATACCCACCTCCAGTTTATCCTCTACCTTCATCTCCTTATGGTACTTCTATTGCTTTCCATAAACAACCACCTGCTTCACCTTCATCTTCCCCTAAAATTAATCCTGCTGTTCTTTTCATTATTGTGATTTTAGCTGTCTTGTTTTTTATATCTGGGCTTCTGCATTTGCTAGTTAGATTTTTGACAAAACACCAATCTTCGACATCGTCGCAGTCGGATAGAGTTGAGGTGTCTTCTAGATCAGATGCTCTTGAAAGACAGCTACAACAATTGTTCCATTTACATGACTCGGGTTTGGATCAAGCTTTTATTGATGCTTTGCCTGTGTTTATGTACAAGGAGGTTGTGGGTTCGAAAGAACCGTTTGATTGTGCTGTTtgtttgtgtgagtttactgATAAGGATAAATTGAGATTGCTTCCGACTTGTAGTCATGCGTTTCATATTAGTTGTATTGATACATGGCTGCTTTCAAACTCGACATGCCCTCTTTGTCGAGGGACACTTTTCAGTCCTGGATTCTCAGTTGAAAATCCAATGTTTGATTTTGATGATCCAAACGATGATGAGTGTCATGGTAATAGAAGATATGCATTATCTTCCAATCAGAAAACTGTTGAAATTGAGGAAATTGCAGTCGAATCTGGCGTTCTACCTGTTAGACTTGGTAAGTTTAGAAAGTTGGATGGGTCGGACAGCGCGGGAGGGGAGACTAGTAGTAGCAATTTAGATGCAAGAAGGTGCTACTCAATGGGTTCATATCAGTATGTGGTTGCTGATACAAGTCTTGAGGTAGCATTGAACAATGTAAGAGATGGTAGTGATGCGAAACTTGTAAAAAGTAAGGAATGCAGCCATAGTTCTTTTCCTGATGGGGACAACAACGGGAAAAAGATTAGTATTGGGACAAAAACCGACAGCTATTCTGTTTCAAAGATATGGCAATGGTCTAAGAAAGGCCAATTTTCAGGTTCTTCAAACACTCAATTGGATTATCCTTCCTCTCTTGATCACGAACTTCCATGGATGAGGAAAACTGAAGgtatatga